The following coding sequences lie in one Mycobacterium sp. DL440 genomic window:
- the cydD gene encoding thiol reductant ABC exporter subunit CydD has protein sequence MRRHLLATVACGVTVSACTISASVVLAHIVAAIIVEPVSAARHGGALIALSALWILRAAAHWLQGRLSQRGATAVIGELSSQVLRSVTAAPPRQLAADRDAAAAAVTRGLDGLRPYFTGYLPAVVQAVVLTPLAVVAMACFDLQAAAIVVIALPLIPVFMVLIGLVTAERSAASLAAMTTLQARLLDLVAGIPTLRALGRAAGSVQRITELTAAHRRSAMATLRIAFLSSLVLELLATLGVALVAVSVGLRLVYGEMTLTAGLTALLLAPEVFWPLRRVGAAFHAAQDGKTAAEQAFRLCGTHTPTEGAVRPANTAPKIELSGAGPVVEPGRVTVLTGPNGAGKSTALQAILGLATLPSGPVRVDGVDVVDLDLAAWWHSIAWLPHRPVLIPGTVRENLELLGPLADLDRACRDSGFDDVLDDLPDGLDTRIGRTGVGLSLGQRQRLGLTRALGSSARVLLLDEPTAHLDSALEQRVLQAIVARARAGATVVVVGHRDPVLAIGDEVITIGAARVSS, from the coding sequence CTGCGGCGTCACCTCCTGGCGACAGTCGCCTGCGGCGTCACCGTCAGCGCCTGCACCATTTCGGCGTCCGTTGTACTGGCGCACATCGTTGCCGCGATCATCGTCGAACCAGTCTCGGCGGCCCGCCACGGCGGTGCCCTAATCGCGTTGTCGGCGCTCTGGATATTGCGTGCCGCCGCCCACTGGCTCCAGGGTCGTCTCTCCCAACGCGGCGCCACCGCTGTGATCGGAGAGTTGTCCAGCCAGGTACTGCGCTCGGTAACCGCGGCGCCGCCAAGACAATTGGCGGCCGACCGTGACGCCGCCGCAGCAGCGGTCACCCGTGGCCTCGATGGGCTGCGACCCTACTTCACCGGCTATCTGCCCGCGGTGGTGCAAGCGGTGGTCCTCACCCCGCTGGCCGTGGTGGCGATGGCCTGCTTTGACCTTCAGGCCGCGGCAATCGTGGTGATCGCACTCCCGCTGATCCCGGTGTTCATGGTGTTGATAGGCCTGGTCACCGCCGAACGGTCGGCGGCCTCACTGGCCGCGATGACAACACTTCAGGCCCGGCTACTCGATCTGGTGGCCGGCATTCCGACGCTGCGCGCCCTCGGCCGGGCCGCCGGTTCCGTCCAACGGATCACTGAATTGACTGCCGCGCACCGACGTTCCGCGATGGCAACGCTGCGGATCGCATTCCTGTCCTCGTTGGTGCTCGAACTGCTCGCCACTTTGGGTGTGGCGCTGGTGGCAGTCAGCGTCGGCCTGCGACTGGTCTACGGCGAGATGACCCTGACGGCGGGCCTGACAGCGCTGCTGCTGGCCCCGGAGGTGTTCTGGCCGCTGCGCCGCGTGGGCGCGGCATTTCACGCGGCGCAGGATGGCAAAACAGCAGCAGAACAGGCTTTTCGGCTGTGCGGGACGCACACGCCGACCGAAGGTGCCGTGCGCCCGGCGAATACCGCACCGAAGATCGAGTTGAGCGGCGCGGGGCCGGTGGTCGAACCCGGTCGGGTCACCGTGCTGACGGGGCCCAACGGGGCAGGGAAATCAACTGCGCTGCAAGCGATTCTCGGATTGGCCACGCTGCCATCGGGTCCCGTGCGGGTCGACGGAGTGGATGTCGTCGACCTGGATCTGGCGGCCTGGTGGCACAGCATCGCCTGGCTGCCGCACCGGCCTGTGCTGATCCCCGGTACCGTCCGTGAAAACCTCGAACTACTCGGACCACTGGCCGACCTTGACCGCGCCTGCCGCGATTCCGGATTCGACGATGTGCTCGATGACCTTCCTGACGGACTGGACACCAGAATCGGCCGCACCGGGGTCGGACTGTCACTGGGGCAGCGACAACGGTTGGGGCTCACCCGAGCACTCGGGTCATCGGCACGGGTGCTGCTGCTCGACGAGCCCACCGCCCACCTTGATTCCGCTCTGGAACAACGGGTGTTGCAGGCCATCGTCGCCCGGGCCCGCGCGGGCGCCACCGTCGTGGTGGTCGGGCACCGGGATCCGGTGCTGGCCATCGGCGACGAGGTGATCACGATCGGTGCGGCACGTGTTTCGTCGTGA
- a CDS encoding DUF4190 domain-containing protein, translating to MTDERSNPPGSEEPQPTGPPPPQAYPYGPPPGAYPGAYPPAPQPYGGYPMQPAPRGPANGLGIAALILAIVALLLTWSVIGGLIFGIVALVLGFLAHGRYRRGEATNGGVAVSGIALGAIACVLSLVFVGIWVHFGQRWFDDVGGRDYVHCLQQAGDDTAAQQRCETEFERRVEDSFGVTPTPTR from the coding sequence ATGACCGACGAGCGATCCAACCCGCCCGGGTCTGAGGAGCCACAGCCGACCGGACCTCCCCCACCGCAGGCGTATCCCTACGGGCCGCCCCCCGGCGCATATCCCGGCGCCTACCCGCCGGCCCCGCAACCGTACGGCGGGTACCCGATGCAGCCGGCTCCGCGCGGCCCTGCCAACGGACTCGGTATCGCTGCCCTCATTCTGGCCATCGTCGCGCTGCTACTGACGTGGTCGGTGATCGGTGGGCTGATATTCGGCATAGTCGCGCTGGTCCTCGGATTCCTCGCCCACGGGCGCTACCGACGAGGCGAAGCCACCAATGGCGGGGTCGCCGTCAGCGGAATCGCACTCGGCGCGATCGCCTGCGTGTTGTCCCTGGTGTTCGTCGGCATCTGGGTGCACTTCGGCCAGCGATGGTTCGACGATGTCGGCGGCCGCGACTACGTGCACTGCCTGCAGCAGGCCGGCGACGATACCGCGGCCCAGCAGCGGTGCGAGACGGAGTTCGAGCGGCGGGTGGAGGACTCGTTCGGCGTGACACCGACCCCTACCCGCTAG
- a CDS encoding ATP-binding cassette domain-containing protein — MFRRDPLLRLTLDLLRPRLSRLILASVLGVLSLGSALALAGVSAWLITRAWQMPPILDLSVAVVAVRGLGISRGVLGYCQRLAAHDTALRAAANARTGLYRRLATGPDDEAMRLSSGELVSRVGSSVDELADVVVRSVLPIVVATVLSAAAVGVIAIISTSAAVVLTLCLLIAGVAAPALTARAVAASESVAVQHRGDRDSATMLALEYAPELRVSGRLDDVIATAERHHRDWGHAADRAAAPAALAAAMPSIAIGASVLGAVIAGIALAPTTVPTTLAILMLLPLSAFEATTALPDAAVGLTRSRIAARRLLELTEGDPSARQRPPAPSVDLPDGGRLAVVGPSGSGKTTLLMTLADRLDESPGRAAFFAEDAHIFETTVRDNLLVVRGDATDAELLSAIERVGLDEWLAALPDGLSTVLEGGHTAVSAGQRRRLLLARALLSDFSVVLLDEPTENLDAADSQRILTEILTPGDWFAADRTVVVATHHLPDTLGCPVVQCPQPSTVIGG; from the coding sequence GTGTTTCGTCGTGATCCGCTGCTGCGGCTGACCCTGGACCTGCTGCGGCCCCGGTTGAGCCGGCTGATCCTGGCCAGCGTCCTCGGGGTGCTCTCGCTGGGCAGCGCACTGGCCCTGGCGGGCGTCTCGGCGTGGTTGATCACCCGGGCCTGGCAGATGCCTCCGATCCTGGACCTGTCGGTGGCTGTGGTCGCGGTCCGCGGGCTGGGCATTTCACGCGGCGTACTCGGTTACTGCCAGCGGCTGGCCGCGCACGACACGGCGCTACGGGCGGCGGCCAACGCCCGCACCGGGCTGTACCGCAGGCTCGCGACCGGACCCGACGACGAAGCGATGCGGCTGAGCAGTGGCGAATTGGTGTCCCGGGTCGGTAGTTCCGTCGATGAACTGGCCGATGTGGTGGTGCGCTCTGTGCTGCCCATCGTGGTGGCCACAGTGCTCAGCGCGGCGGCCGTCGGTGTCATCGCGATCATCTCAACCAGCGCCGCGGTGGTGTTGACGCTGTGTCTGCTGATCGCCGGCGTGGCGGCCCCGGCACTCACGGCCCGCGCCGTGGCGGCCTCGGAATCCGTTGCTGTCCAACATCGTGGTGACCGCGACTCCGCCACGATGCTGGCCTTGGAGTACGCCCCGGAGTTGCGGGTGAGTGGACGGCTCGACGACGTCATCGCCACCGCGGAGCGCCATCACCGCGACTGGGGGCACGCGGCTGACCGCGCAGCGGCCCCGGCAGCGCTGGCCGCCGCGATGCCCAGCATCGCCATCGGCGCCAGTGTTCTGGGCGCCGTCATCGCAGGCATCGCGCTGGCCCCCACAACCGTGCCGACCACCCTCGCCATCCTGATGTTGTTGCCGTTGTCGGCCTTCGAAGCCACCACCGCCCTACCCGACGCCGCCGTCGGACTCACCAGATCCCGCATCGCCGCGCGGCGCCTGCTCGAACTCACCGAGGGTGATCCATCGGCCCGCCAACGGCCCCCAGCCCCCTCGGTCGACCTGCCCGACGGGGGCCGGCTCGCCGTCGTCGGACCCAGCGGCTCGGGAAAGACCACGCTGCTGATGACCCTGGCCGATCGGCTCGATGAATCCCCCGGACGCGCAGCATTTTTCGCCGAAGACGCGCACATCTTCGAAACCACGGTGCGGGACAATCTGCTGGTGGTCCGCGGGGATGCCACCGACGCCGAACTACTGTCCGCGATCGAGCGTGTCGGCCTCGACGAATGGCTGGCGGCACTGCCCGACGGCCTGTCGACCGTGCTCGAAGGCGGCCACACCGCGGTGTCGGCCGGCCAGCGACGCCGCTTACTGCTGGCGAGGGCGCTGCTGTCAGATTTCTCCGTCGTCCTGCTCGATGAGCCGACCGAGAACCTCGACGCGGCCGACAGCCAACGCATCCTGACCGAAATCCTCACTCCGGGTGACTGGTTCGCCGCGGACCGGACCGTCGTCGTGGCCACCCACCATCTTCCGGATACGCTCGGCTGTCCCGTCGTCCAGTGTCCGCAACCCAGCACCGTCATCGGCGGGTAG
- a CDS encoding acyl-CoA thioesterase II — MTHPDFEELLAVLDLNRVDDNLFTGSHPSKNPVRTFGGQMIAQAFVAGGRTLEHKLAPSALNAHFIAGGDPEKDLEFHVVRLRDERRFANRRVDVMQDGNLLTTVMLSYMNAGRGLEHSVPAPEVPHPDTLPKIDELLRGYEKTVPLFVEALRPIEWRYTNDPSWIMRKKGGKLDHNRVWLKTEGTMPSDPVLHGAALVYSSDTTVLDSIITTHGLSWGFDRIFAVTMNHSVWFHRPIKFDEWVLYSTTSPVAAESRGLGTGHFFDASGHLVATVVQEGIVKHFPGAATS; from the coding sequence TTGACACACCCGGATTTCGAGGAGCTGCTGGCTGTTCTCGATCTGAATCGCGTCGACGACAACCTGTTCACCGGCTCGCATCCGAGTAAGAACCCGGTGCGCACGTTCGGTGGACAGATGATCGCGCAGGCGTTCGTCGCCGGTGGGCGCACGCTCGAACACAAGCTGGCACCGAGTGCGTTGAACGCGCACTTCATCGCCGGTGGTGATCCCGAGAAGGATCTGGAGTTCCACGTGGTGCGGCTGCGCGACGAGCGCCGGTTCGCCAACCGCCGGGTCGATGTCATGCAGGACGGCAACCTGCTGACCACCGTGATGCTGTCCTACATGAACGCCGGGCGCGGGCTGGAGCACAGCGTCCCGGCGCCGGAGGTTCCGCATCCGGACACGCTGCCCAAGATCGATGAACTGCTGCGCGGCTACGAGAAAACGGTGCCGCTGTTCGTCGAGGCGCTGCGTCCGATCGAATGGCGGTACACCAACGATCCGTCCTGGATCATGCGGAAAAAGGGCGGCAAGCTCGATCACAACCGGGTGTGGCTCAAGACCGAAGGCACGATGCCCAGCGATCCCGTGCTGCACGGTGCCGCCCTGGTGTACTCCTCGGATACCACGGTGCTCGACTCGATCATCACCACCCACGGGCTGTCCTGGGGGTTCGACCGGATCTTCGCGGTGACGATGAATCACTCCGTGTGGTTTCACCGGCCGATCAAGTTCGACGAGTGGGTGCTGTACTCGACCACGTCGCCGGTGGCCGCGGAATCCCGCGGGTTGGGTACCGGCCACTTTTTCGACGCGTCGGGCCACTTGGTGGCGACGGTGGTGCAAGAGGGGATCGTCAAGCATTTCCCAGGTGCCGCCACGTCGTGA